The Osmerus mordax isolate fOsmMor3 chromosome 5, fOsmMor3.pri, whole genome shotgun sequence DNA window CTGTGTTGGACACATTGTGCGGAAAGAATTCGCACGGTACATTCAGTTCCCTTTAATCTGTCAAATTGAAGCGCGTAGGTAAAAGAATAGAACACAATCATATCTACTTTGTAATATAGCCGCTATATAGCGGCTATATTACATATATACTAGTGTGTGCGGCTTTTATAAGGTGATTCCAAAAGAAGAGTTTTCAATTGAGAACTGTCACAGGCTACAGACGAAATAGCAAGAATACGCCCTAGCCCAAAGCTATTGCCCAGCATCTTATTATATTAAATGAAAAAAATTTAGGACTAAACTCCATATTGACTGGGAGAAAGTAATTTGATGCTGAATCGAGCAAAATCTACTGTGTGTAAGTAATAAACACGCAAGAATATCAGTCTGTGAAAACACTTTTTATTCAAGTTCAGTGATATAAAAACAAATTGTACAAGTTGTATATAAAATCTAGAGGTTTATCTTTTACTATGTATTTTCCAAAGTCACAGTTTCACGAAGAGTATATATCCTTGAGTGGCTACAGTGTAGTATTGTATGGATGTTTTGTCCAGTGATGTATAATTGGCAAGTTCTTCTCTTTTGTGTCCTATTGTGCAcgatcccccctccctgccttggTATCCCTTGTCCTGACCTCTGTTGTTCTGACGGAGATCAGTCCTATGATAAACACGATATCAATCATCTTAAGTACGTTATCTGCGTGGTTGAATCTGCCTGGAACAATTAAAACAATTAAAACAAATGGCATCTTTCTGGCACTGTAGCTTGGTTTGAGCAAAAGCTCAGATTGCGTGATAGAACGACACTTGTTCTATTCACTTGCTGTTTGACACTTGTCATTCATGTGCAGGTAGGGTGTCTGCTTGTGCTTTTCCCGTTGAAAACACGGCCTACTTGCAGTGCAGGTCGTAGTTCAATTTGGCTCCTAGTTTGGTGCCTGCTAGGTGCTTCTGGAAGGCAGCATCCATCTCTTGACTCTGGGCTGGGCTGAAGTGATTCTTCCAGTCCCCTACCTCCCCTGGGGACAGGGATGATAAACCAATTTGAAGAAAAAATGATGTGATAAAAACTGTTGAAACCATTGAACTGTGTTCATGACTCCTTCCATCTGTTGTTTGCAGGGCAGAGTGATACATTAGCTGATAGAATGATTTTCACTTCAAATCAGAGATAAGGAAAACATAACAGAAAATCATCTGTCCCACCTCTTGTACATGTCCACGTGGTTTGTTTAAATACACTATGCTGTATGTTTCACCTATAAGCCATGCATATAGCATGCATGTGACTTTTGAGGTGGCAGCATGACTTATGTTGCCACAATGTAGTCCTGTTAAAAGATACACCCTATATTAAACTGCCAAGGCAACACATACAATCCAGTAGAGTACATTAGTCTGTGTTTATGAGAGGTTTTCTAAGGTTATGGAACAGGGGCGAATCTAGGTTCccatttttggggggggctAAGCCCCCAGATAAAACCTATTATTTTTCCTGTGACCCAGCAAAactaggggggtctgggggcatGTTCCCCCAGAAGAAATGTTTGAAAATATCCTTTTAAATAGTTTCCTCTAGTGGGTTTTAGGAAGAGAATTGAACAAATTTAGGTTTAAAAtatgaaagaagaaaaaattgAGCTAATGAAACTTACAGTTTCATACAACCATGACATGAAAAGCCCATTATGAGCAGTAAAAAGTATGCATGGAACAAAAATGGTTTGCTGAATACAGAGTTATGCAACAAATAAGTAATGCATTCAACTCGGAGATAAGGCGTAGGAGGTTGTATTTAAGGACATCTTAAGAACAAGGTTCCCTCACACAGGACTGGGCTTGATTCTTGTGCATTGAATTCTAAACACACTGTCTGTttctaaacaaacaaaacataggTATACTGCTCTCACGAACATACAGCATGCTCAGACACGCATTCCACGATATATACAGGAGTGCATGTTCATTTGCAAGAACACCCAaaaacccacccacacacacacacacacacacacacacacacacacacacacacacacacacacacacacacacacacacacacacacacacacacacacacgcacacacacacacacgcacacacacacacacacacctttcctgAAGAAGATGTTGCCCATCTGTCCATGGGAGTCCTTGGAGCTCTCTTTCATTGCATTGAAGGTGCTCTCCTGAGTGATAGCCTGGACTTGAGAATCAGTCAGGTTGAAGCCAAAGAAATCGGCCACTTGACGCACACCTTTATTGAGGTCCTGGGGGAGACAAAATGAAACATCAACATCAATCTCTCTAAATCAACTTCAGGGTATATCATGTAGCATACAGCAACATTAACCAATGAAAATAAATACTGTGATATGTAATATAATACTAATAATACTACGTCTGTTTATATCTATATGAAGCAGATGGAGGTAAACATGACCTGTTTTAGCTCTTCAAAAGTCACTATCATCACATTGGGGTCATCCATCTTTTTCTCCCAGGCCAGTGCATGATCAAAGTACGAACCCCATGGAACTAGGAGCAGGTAAACATATGGATCAGAGGCTAGGATTTGTTTTTTATGATCTCACTGACAAGACAGACTTAGTTTGACAAAACATGCAGCAGTAAAACCTACAGAATGATATGAGAAGATGATCACGTCCAGATGTGTCTCAAAGTGGTACAAGACAGTGACTAGAGAACAGAGTTGCAGTTGACACAGTTGCCCTACCCTCTTCGTCCATATTAAATGCATTTAATCGGTAATCAATAAACAATACCTTTTTTGCTGAAAGTGAAAATGAAAGTGTATTTATTTGTGAGACTTCTTAGGTTGCTCTGGTGCTTGTGCCCACAGCATGTGTGAGTGCACACGAAGAGAAACACTGCAAAGTACCTTCCCCGCTCATGAACTGTGAGTAGAAGTTGTCCCAGGACTCGGCGGTGGGGAGAACAGGGTTCTTGTTTGAAAAGTGGTAGAAGGAGACCAGTGTGTCTTTAGGGTTCCTGAAAATGACCAGCATCTGTTTGCAATCAACACAGATGGATTAATCTCAATTCAATTTGGCTGTACTAGTCCCCTTAGGGCAATGCATAGCTGAATTACAGGCCAGTGTGAGACAGACTATTCTCAGACATGTTTCTCTGGACATGCTTTAGATCCCAAGGGAATTTTTTGGGAAGAATTTAAAGACACAGTGTGTCCTCTGCTCGACAAATGGTCTAGTATCAAGTGTGATGAGAAGGTGgaaaccctctcctctccattaaTTGAGCAACATTGttgttaattaattaattgaacAACATTGTTGTTCAATTAATAGTGCTCAGTGCTGATTTGTGTTGTAGGCACTATACTGCATGACTATACAGTATGGTTTTTTTTTTAGCATGGCTTCTATAGAAGAGCACTCAATCCTCCTACAGCAACCGGATGTTAGAGGTCGCTGGTTACATCATAACATTGGAATGATTGCTTCTTTTACAATGGAATTTTCTGCAATCAAAAAAGGAAGTGCAGACCATTAGACTCCACATGCATAGTCAGAACTAAAAGTTTAGAATGAAAGAAAcgctgtatgtactgtacaaaAATCACACACCACTTTTTATATACATCCCATTAAAGAGTGGGCCCCATTTAGTgatcagaaaaacaaaacaaaaaaaattcaAGTTGGTTATTTtgcaacatttgaaatcacaatatTGTAGACAGCGGTGAGTCTGCAATACAAAGATTGCAGAGTCAAATTCTGATAATTTTGCTGACCTTTGTTTTCTTTGCGTTGAAAGATGCAGGGATGTTATCTGGATGCATGTGTGTCCCCAAGAACCTTGGAGATGGTGCTTGACCAATGACCTGTCAGGAAAAATCATTTCTGACTTTTCATCTtggaaataaatgtaaattaactTTTTAATGGTCACCGTAAACATTGTCTGTGATGTCTGAGACATACTATAAGACCATCTCTTTGCACACAGCATGAATCATGGCATGATATAAACAGTAGATAGATTTAGTCACAGTTAAGAAAAGTGAACAAACCATTCCCTGCTGACTCAGCTGTTGATACAGAGACCGCTTGAGTAGTATTGCCACCCACAGAACTTCTCCAGCCCCAGAGTTGCATACATTCAAGAAAATGTGGTTTCACTGGTTCATAGAAGTGAATTCCTCAAGGTTTGTCCATTACTGGTTTTGCATTTGAGCAGTTTGTGTTAGAGTTTCCAGTTAAGCCAGGGTGGCCTGGTAGCACATAAATAACTACTGAACACATATGGTGTTCTCTGTCACATTCCAAACGTGTGTTCCTAATTGAACATTCACAAAAAGAGGCCTAAAAGGAAAGTACACTGAATCATGTTACATGCACAGTGCCTGTATGGTGATTCTCATTCTTGGAATGTTTACATAATGAGAGgccttattttattatttacataGGGAGCACAAAATACTAGTCTAGAGAGTTCAAGCTTGACTCTGACTATAACACACTAGGAGACCTTCTCGACTTGTTGGAGtcaagagagtgagtgagagaccaGGCTTCACTTGGGTGATGAGTGACCTTGTTTGACACTGCTCATTTAGGTTTACACTCCTGAGATGAAGTCTAGGGGCTTGAGTTAGGGGTGCTgtcaggccaaatagtgtcctagggccaaatagtgtcctacctgacgtcacaatgcagttccgatgcaaggacgcgtccgtcgctatgccgaccttaaattcctgagataTCTACGCATGCTAGCAGGAAACTGTCGTGCTAGGAGTGAAAACTTTAAATCGTAGAGTAgaataaactggtttaaataagcctaaatacaaaacttcGTACCTAGTACCCAGTATAGCAACCATGACAGTTTCCTGCTAGCACGCGTAGAtatctcaggaatttaaggtcggcatagcgacgggcgcgtccttgcatcggaacggcattgtgacgtcaggtagcacactatttggccctaggacactatttggcctgacAGTGCCAGCATAATTTCATAGTGTATTTGTCCAGTTACAGGGATTTTCAAGTACTAGTGAAACATTCCAATTTGGGAAACTGGCAGATGGAACATTCCAACATTGACAGTTGATATATAtaagtatcacacacacacacacacacacgcacgcacgcacgcacacactcacacacacacacacacacacacacacacacacacacacacactcacacacacacacacacacaggaacacacctgCAGCATTTCGGGCCCAAAGAACTCCATGAGTGGAGGGATCTTGTTCTCAGTTTTCTCTCCAGAAGAAGCAGTTATGATTTTCCGAAGCACTGCCACTGCCCAGTTGAAACCTGCAGGAAACAAGGAGATTACAACATTACAGTAGATAGCCGTACATTTTCCTCACAGAGAGCATTTAGTTGTAAATGTGTGCCTGTATCTTTTATCTACTTTCAGTTTTCAACATGCACAGAATGATCTTTTTTGTGCATGTTAAGGATTGTAAACTTGCTAATTAAGATAGGACTCTGTATCGGACTCTGAACCTATATTGGAAAATTCCAAATACATTGCCAAAGTCACACACTTGGGATTTTGCTTGTTAGAGACTAGCTGAATGTCCTATGTGATACATTGCCTAAATCAACTTTTTATTCCAGGACAGAAAACTAATGTGTAACTGCCTGTTTTACAAaatatagatagagagagagagagaggggagggagggagggagggagggagggagggagggagggagggagggagggagggagggagggagggagagagagggagggagggagggagggagggagagggagagggagagggagggagggagggagggagggagagggagggagggagggagggagggagggagggagagggagggagggagggagggagggagggagggagggagggagggagggagggagggagggagggagggagggagggagggggagggagggaaattaAATGGAGAGTTTGCGTTCCAAATAGTCTACAGATGGTGGGGGAGGCAGCAGACACTCTCCCTTTACAGAACCCCACACTGTGGGGCCCATCCGTCTGTGGCATGGGGCGAGGCATGTATGTTTTCCCCAGGGATGACTCCTTTTTCATGCTACTTTTTGCAGTGAGCGGAGGCTCGGTACTAAAATACACACATAACatttcccaaacacacaccatttctGTGTCCCTTGACTGCGCTGTACACAGTTCAATGCTCCGCCTTTCCCTCATGAAAAGACGTTTGGCTGCTAAAGACTGTGGGTTTTGTCTTTGTTTGTAACCTCCACGCTCACACAGTACACTGCTGTTTACCAGCACTGCGAAATAAAAGTATAGAGCTGCTGCTGTGAATTGGCCCACTTAAATTAGCTGGCAGATTATTTTGGAGATGTTGCAGTCTCCTATCTTCATCAATCACATGatacatacaaaacacaaatcCCCCCATAAAGTGTTCATAACCACTGTGCTTTTTTCGATAACAACATTAAAATAGCCTCTTACAAATAAGGAGACAATGTTTAGTTAAGTACCATAACTATCTCTAGCCTTTGAGTTTAGGGTATACTCCAGTCACAGGTTTTTTTAGAACATTTATTAGAATCTAATGTAGGAGAAACTTTATGGCCCTTGTTTTAGAACAAGGAATTTCACTAGAATCTGAAAACATTTTCTTGACGGTGAAGACAAATACAAAGATGGTTATATCATAGAAAACGTACAGTCTTTAATTACAAGGATGTTTTGTAACCAACAAGAGAAAAATGTTTCACATTCACTTTTTACTGAACTACTGTAGGCAAGTAGTTTTTACTCACCACATTTGGGGTAGGCAACTAGCATGATATCATCTTCCCTGGCTTCCAGTTCTTGTAAAGCCTTCAGGTTCTCCTCCGGGCACATAATGACAGGATACAGCACTCCATTATACATGTACaacttttcctcctccttcatgcccTTTGCCAGCTCCATCTTGGACTGAATTTTGGCTGGGAACATGGAACTCATATTGATCAAATCTAGTGTCAAATAGAAAAGTTCTCCAGAAAATCTCACTTTCAGATTCAATGGACAAGTCTCTATTTGTGCAGCTGGAAGTCCATGCACTCTACTCTCTGTGTGAGGGAGTGGGGCTCTGTGAGTGTGACTTTATagttgtgggtgtgagtgtataGTAGTAtactagaggaggaggagaaggaagaggaggagctgggcccGCCTCTTCAGATAATGCTTTCATGAGAAGTGGGAGTTTCCTGGTTTCAGTTGGAGCCTGTGGAGTTTCTATCGTGGGCAGTGATCGATTGGGTGATGCTTCTGCAATGCTAACCAGATGGGAGGGACCactctgtctttttttctttgtagCTGCAATGCCTTCCCTCACTGGAGCCTCTTCCAAAATAAgacggggggttgggggaggattgCTCTCTTTTGGTGAGGTAATACAGGACTGGTCATAATCTCTCAAAACAGTATTCCATGTCTAACCGTGTCCTCTTCAATGATGCATGAAAGTAGATTGGCcatttgtttcttttctttctcacacaaCCTAACTTACTGAATGTATTTAGTACGCACAGTAAACTGCTAGACGTCTGTCAGTCATTTTGTGAATGTGGAGTGTTTCTGAAATATCCCAGATGAAATGTCCAACCAAGTGGAGTGGGGACTCCAGCGACTAGTTTCAACCAGTAAAGAAGCCAATCCCAGGACACCACCTCATTCATATACACATCCCAGTGTCACTTGATTAACAGTTTCTGAACAATGTGACTATTCACAACCATAgaaataggtaaataaataaaactcctCTACGGCTTCCAGTATGGAAGCCGGAGGGAGTGGAAGGAGGAAGCCACCAACCGATATAATTTCCAAGCTCACCATTACACTTCCCATCCATTTCCAGTCCCACACACTTTATGGCAGTTAATCGTTTCTGAACAAACCTTTTGGAAAAGCTTGTTAGATCACAAGGGAAAGTCCAGAGCAGAGAAGCTGTTGTGAGTGACAGCTTCTCCAGGACAGTCCTTCAGCTTGTTGGCATAGCTTCATGTggaacgctctggataagagcgtctgctaaatgactaaatgtaacatggCTTAACTGTGAAAGTGTGCACTGGAGGAGATGTAGACATAATGTGATGTGTTATGACTAAACCTTTTGTATCCCTGAATCACATTAAAAGGGCAGATGCCTTTTTGTGGAGGATTTTGGCAAATCACCACCCACAGCCACAACCACAGTACTATGGACAGACAAAAAATAGGGTGTCAAAGGAGCAGTTGTTTTTATTCATGTCCTGTGTGTTATGGGACATGAACGTTCTATAAAA harbors:
- the LOC136943288 gene encoding sulfotransferase 6B1-like; the encoded protein is MSSMFPAKIQSKMELAKGMKEEEKLYMYNGVLYPVIMCPEENLKALQELEAREDDIMLVAYPKCGFNWAVAVLRKIITASSGEKTENKIPPLMEFFGPEMLQVIGQAPSPRFLGTHMHPDNIPASFNAKKTKMLVIFRNPKDTLVSFYHFSNKNPVLPTAESWDNFYSQFMSGEVPWGSYFDHALAWEKKMDDPNVMIVTFEELKQDLNKGVRQVADFFGFNLTDSQVQAITQESTFNAMKESSKDSHGQMGNIFFRKGEVGDWKNHFSPAQSQEMDAAFQKHLAGTKLGAKLNYDLHCK